The following are encoded together in the Paludisphaera mucosa genome:
- a CDS encoding cytochrome-c peroxidase translates to MTGRRLLIFFVLATSAAAADDDGLLPQAREHFRAMPRDMATPEAPTPPERVRLGRALFFEPRISADGTTSCSRCHLPGLQGADGLPKSIGARDFHLKRNAPTVFNAAIHSVQHWDGRFPTVEAQAKGGVTGPAFGNSGFAPVKARLAAIPGYPPLFREAFPGQDDPITADNLGAAVGAFERTLVARSRFDAFLEGKADALSPAERKGLQTFVETGCVECHKGVGVGGEGYRKFGVKSDYWKETGSDPPDEGRFGVTREAADRYKFKVPGLRDVALTAPYFHDGSVSELPKAVRIMAKVQLGDELSDEEVDAIVAFLGSLTGAEPEEFQKVPALPPGGFTAGPPAKR, encoded by the coding sequence ATGACGGGTCGCCGGTTGTTGATCTTCTTCGTCCTCGCGACGTCCGCCGCCGCGGCGGACGACGACGGGCTGCTCCCGCAGGCCCGCGAGCATTTCCGGGCGATGCCCAGGGACATGGCCACGCCGGAGGCCCCGACCCCGCCCGAGCGGGTCCGGCTCGGTCGCGCCCTGTTCTTCGAGCCGCGGATCTCCGCCGACGGCACCACGAGCTGTTCGCGCTGCCACCTCCCCGGGCTCCAGGGGGCCGACGGCCTGCCGAAGTCGATCGGGGCCCGCGACTTCCACCTGAAGCGCAACGCGCCCACGGTCTTCAACGCGGCGATCCACTCGGTCCAGCACTGGGACGGCCGGTTCCCGACCGTCGAGGCCCAGGCGAAGGGGGGCGTGACCGGGCCGGCCTTCGGCAACTCGGGGTTCGCGCCGGTGAAGGCCCGCCTCGCGGCGATCCCCGGCTACCCGCCGCTTTTCCGCGAGGCCTTCCCCGGCCAGGACGACCCGATCACCGCCGACAACCTGGGCGCGGCCGTCGGCGCGTTCGAGCGCACCCTGGTCGCACGATCCCGGTTCGACGCCTTCCTCGAAGGCAAGGCCGACGCCCTCTCGCCGGCCGAGCGGAAGGGCCTGCAGACCTTCGTCGAGACCGGCTGCGTCGAGTGCCACAAGGGGGTCGGCGTGGGCGGCGAGGGCTATCGCAAGTTCGGCGTGAAGTCCGACTACTGGAAGGAGACGGGGAGCGACCCGCCCGACGAGGGCCGATTCGGGGTCACCAGGGAGGCCGCCGACCGCTACAAGTTCAAGGTCCCCGGCCTCCGCGACGTCGCCCTCACGGCCCCCTATTTCCACGACGGTTCCGTCTCGGAACTGCCGAAAGCCGTCCGTATCATGGCGAAGGTCCAGCTCGGCGACGAACTCTCCGACGAGGAGGTCGACGCCATCGTCGCGTTCCTCGGCAGCCTGACGGGGGCCGAGCCCGAGGAGTTCCAGAAGGTCCCGGCGCTCCCGCCCGGCGGCTTCACGGCCGGGCCGCCGGCCAAGCGATGA
- a CDS encoding DUF2309 domain-containing protein translates to MLESPAIVEEELSAGPVADLAARVARRIPPLWDLDDYVAVNPFLGFSARPIDEAAREIGDGLGARVFPGVDYYRERWRRGAFGPLDLAAAASRHGRDAAALEEILDGRRDEPRRPERPALGFAERYDRAHGSDWDDRLIRSAARWCAVYATEGGSYWRRPPAGAGLYASWREAERVDRSLEIAGLQGWRDRVGRLPDRPEEAIAAALTWLDVPAEGREPYLYHLLGGLYGWASYLRRRSWREGGADLGGLLDLMAVRIAGDAVFAAIMPGARPPDAAAATATIATADESVSLVFQEAWEDGFDRALLGRLATPPEPAIASRPAVQAVFCIDVRSEPLRRRLEAQAGEIVTLGFAGFFGVALEWQAGGGGARCPVLLKPSVRLRPTAPAGVGGVRGVLKQVQAAPAAAFSFVELLGLAYGVGLARDALAATPRVAPAENAVAIELTPDGRGRGVSTSDRIDLAAGILKNMGLRPPFARLALLCGHAGRSANNPHAAGLDCGACGGHGGALNARVAAAVLNDPEVRVGLRGRGWDLPADMHFLPGVHDTSVDEVALLDLDEVPPGHEADVERLGRWLEQAGAEVRAERAAKLGLAGRPARALGRRLDRRARDWSEVRPEWGLARNAAFIAARRVRTRGVDLDGRAFLHEYDSAADPDGSVLALILAAPMVVASWINLQYLASTVDNDAFGCGSKTLHNRVGSLGVVLGNGGDLRTGLPAQSVHGADGGWYHEPLRLQVIVEAPPDKVRAVMSAQPGVGDLVENGWVRLLALDPAGPEASLWVPGRGWVRVAASGPAADRRG, encoded by the coding sequence ATGCTTGAGAGTCCCGCGATCGTCGAGGAAGAACTGAGCGCCGGCCCGGTCGCCGACCTGGCGGCGCGCGTCGCCCGGCGGATACCGCCCCTCTGGGACCTCGACGATTACGTCGCGGTGAACCCGTTCCTCGGATTCTCCGCCCGCCCGATCGACGAGGCCGCCCGCGAGATCGGCGACGGGCTGGGCGCCCGGGTCTTTCCGGGCGTCGATTACTACAGGGAGAGATGGAGGCGGGGCGCCTTCGGCCCGCTCGACCTCGCCGCCGCCGCGAGCCGTCACGGCCGGGACGCCGCCGCGCTGGAGGAGATCCTCGACGGCCGCCGCGACGAGCCCCGGCGGCCGGAGCGCCCCGCGCTGGGCTTCGCCGAGCGATACGACCGCGCGCACGGCAGCGACTGGGACGATCGGCTGATCCGCTCCGCCGCCCGCTGGTGCGCCGTCTACGCGACGGAAGGCGGCTCGTACTGGCGGCGGCCGCCGGCCGGAGCGGGCCTCTATGCTTCGTGGCGCGAGGCGGAGCGGGTGGACCGGTCGTTGGAGATCGCCGGCCTCCAGGGTTGGCGCGACCGGGTCGGGCGGCTGCCCGATCGGCCCGAGGAGGCGATCGCGGCGGCCCTGACCTGGCTGGACGTGCCCGCCGAAGGCCGCGAACCCTACCTGTATCACCTGCTCGGCGGCCTCTACGGCTGGGCGTCGTACCTGCGGCGTCGATCCTGGCGAGAGGGCGGGGCCGACCTGGGAGGCTTGCTGGACCTGATGGCCGTCCGGATCGCCGGGGACGCGGTCTTCGCCGCGATCATGCCGGGGGCCCGGCCGCCGGACGCGGCTGCGGCAACGGCCACGATCGCGACCGCTGACGAGTCGGTGTCGCTCGTGTTCCAGGAGGCCTGGGAAGACGGGTTCGACCGCGCCCTCCTCGGCAGGCTCGCGACGCCGCCCGAGCCGGCGATCGCCTCGCGCCCTGCGGTGCAGGCCGTGTTCTGCATCGACGTCCGGTCCGAGCCGTTGCGGCGGCGCCTGGAGGCGCAGGCGGGCGAGATCGTCACGCTCGGCTTCGCGGGATTCTTCGGAGTGGCCCTGGAATGGCAGGCCGGGGGCGGCGGCGCCCGCTGCCCCGTGCTGCTCAAGCCGAGCGTCCGGCTCCGGCCGACCGCGCCCGCGGGCGTCGGGGGCGTGCGGGGCGTCCTCAAGCAGGTCCAGGCCGCCCCCGCGGCGGCCTTCTCGTTCGTGGAGCTGCTCGGCCTGGCCTACGGGGTCGGCCTCGCCCGCGACGCGCTGGCCGCGACGCCGCGCGTGGCCCCCGCGGAAAACGCCGTCGCGATCGAGCTGACGCCCGACGGGCGGGGGCGCGGCGTATCGACGTCGGACCGGATCGACCTCGCCGCCGGCATCCTCAAGAACATGGGGTTGCGTCCCCCTTTTGCACGCCTGGCGCTGCTCTGCGGCCATGCCGGTCGGAGCGCCAACAACCCGCATGCCGCCGGGCTCGATTGCGGCGCCTGCGGGGGGCACGGCGGCGCGCTCAACGCGCGGGTGGCGGCGGCGGTGCTCAACGACCCCGAAGTGCGCGTCGGCCTGCGGGGACGGGGCTGGGACCTCCCGGCCGACATGCATTTCCTCCCGGGCGTCCATGACACGTCGGTCGACGAGGTCGCCTTGCTCGACCTCGACGAGGTTCCCCCGGGACACGAGGCCGACGTCGAGCGGCTCGGCCGCTGGCTTGAGCAGGCGGGGGCCGAGGTGCGGGCCGAGCGGGCGGCCAAGCTGGGCCTGGCCGGGCGACCGGCCCGGGCCCTGGGCCGGCGGCTGGACCGTCGCGCCCGCGATTGGTCCGAGGTCCGGCCCGAATGGGGCCTGGCCCGCAACGCGGCGTTCATCGCGGCGCGGCGCGTCCGGACGCGCGGGGTGGACCTGGACGGCCGGGCGTTCCTGCACGAGTACGACAGCGCCGCCGATCCCGACGGCTCGGTGCTCGCCCTGATCCTCGCGGCGCCGATGGTGGTGGCCTCGTGGATCAACCTCCAGTATCTGGCCTCGACGGTGGACAACGACGCCTTCGGCTGCGGCAGCAAGACGCTGCACAACCGCGTCGGATCGCTCGGAGTCGTGCTCGGCAACGGGGGCGACTTGCGAACCGGCCTGCCGGCCCAGTCGGTCCACGGGGCCGACGGCGGCTGGTATCACGAACCGCTGCGGCTGCAGGTGATCGTGGAGGCGCCTCCCGACAAGGTCCGGGCGGTGATGTCGGCCCAGCCCGGCGTCGGGGACCTGGTCGAGAACGGTTGGGTGAGGCTCCTGGCCCTGGACCCGGCCGGTCCCGAGGCGTCGCTGTGGGTCCCCGGCCGAGGTTGGGTGCGCGTCGCCGCGAGCGGGCCGGCGGCCGACCGGCGGGGGTGA
- a CDS encoding SDR family NAD(P)-dependent oxidoreductase codes for MKLFDLTGKTAVVTGGNGGIGLGMALGLAAAGASIAVVGRNAEKSRAAAATIEEQAGAKAIAVTADVSKEEDVERAVAEIGERFGRIDALFNNAGINIRKPPQDLSLDEWNQVMDANVTSAFLTSKAVYPWMKRQGGGKIVNTGSMTSVFGSSFAAAYATSKGAIVQLTRSLALAWAADHIQVNAILPGWFDTEMTLAARQQIPGLHERVLARIAHGRWARPDDMAGAAVFLASPASDYVTGIALPVDGGYLATL; via the coding sequence TTGAAGCTCTTCGACCTGACGGGGAAGACGGCCGTCGTGACCGGCGGCAACGGCGGCATCGGCCTGGGCATGGCCCTGGGCCTGGCGGCCGCCGGGGCCTCGATCGCCGTGGTGGGCCGCAACGCCGAGAAGTCCCGCGCCGCCGCCGCGACGATCGAGGAGCAGGCCGGCGCGAAGGCGATCGCCGTCACCGCCGACGTCTCCAAAGAGGAGGACGTCGAGCGGGCCGTCGCCGAGATCGGCGAGCGTTTCGGCCGGATCGACGCCCTGTTCAACAACGCCGGGATCAACATCCGCAAGCCGCCCCAGGACCTCTCGCTCGACGAGTGGAACCAGGTGATGGACGCGAACGTCACGAGCGCCTTCCTGACGTCGAAGGCCGTCTATCCCTGGATGAAGCGCCAGGGGGGCGGCAAGATCGTCAACACCGGCAGCATGACGTCGGTCTTCGGGTCGTCGTTCGCGGCCGCCTACGCCACGTCGAAGGGGGCGATCGTCCAGCTCACCAGGAGCCTGGCGCTGGCCTGGGCCGCCGACCACATCCAGGTCAACGCGATCCTCCCCGGCTGGTTCGACACCGAGATGACCCTCGCCGCCCGCCAGCAGATCCCCGGCCTCCACGAGCGCGTCCTGGCGCGGATCGCCCACGGCCGCTGGGCCCGCCCCGACGACATGGCCGGCGCGGCCGTCTTCCTCGCCAGCCCGGCCAGCGACTACGTCACCGGGATCGCCCTGCCCGTCGACGGCGGCTATCTCGCCACCCTCTGA
- a CDS encoding cupin domain-containing protein, which produces MSTLPRREFLAGAGLAAAAAAAMATSREAVAGDPTFMNNVPDEVLAGKELPTFKFELEKSEGKVIGASYGKEATVKQLPVSKGIAGVSMKLEPGAMRELHWHATAAEWAFVIEGRVRTTVIDPAGGSETDDFGPGDVWYFPRGHGHMLECLGDKPCHFILIFDNGYFSEFGTFSISDWIGHVPKALLAKNFGLPESAFEGFPKEEVYFARGAIPPETPVAPIQGWKAPALTHKYELLKRPPHRTFKGGREWRVDSTAFPISKTVTGVILDLEPGGLRELHWHPTSDEWQYVIEGDVSVTMFGSHGRYRTERLSQGDVGYIPQGYGHSIENVGDKPSRVLIGFNTGVYATIDLSQWIAGNPVDVLATNFSKPASLFEKFPRKDVFIAPKDGRAEGDPEPH; this is translated from the coding sequence ATGTCGACACTACCGAGACGAGAGTTCCTGGCCGGGGCGGGGCTCGCCGCGGCGGCCGCGGCCGCGATGGCGACCTCGCGCGAGGCCGTGGCCGGCGACCCGACCTTCATGAACAACGTGCCCGACGAGGTCCTGGCCGGCAAGGAGCTGCCGACCTTCAAGTTCGAGCTGGAGAAGTCCGAGGGCAAGGTCATCGGCGCCAGCTACGGCAAGGAGGCGACCGTCAAGCAGCTCCCCGTCTCCAAGGGGATCGCCGGCGTCTCCATGAAGCTGGAGCCCGGCGCCATGCGCGAGCTGCACTGGCACGCCACGGCCGCCGAGTGGGCCTTCGTGATCGAGGGCCGCGTTCGCACCACCGTCATCGACCCCGCGGGCGGCTCCGAGACCGACGACTTCGGCCCCGGCGACGTCTGGTACTTCCCCCGCGGCCACGGCCACATGCTCGAATGCCTGGGCGACAAGCCCTGCCACTTCATCCTGATCTTCGACAACGGCTACTTCTCCGAGTTCGGCACGTTCAGCATCTCCGACTGGATCGGCCACGTCCCCAAGGCGCTCCTCGCCAAGAACTTCGGCCTGCCCGAGTCGGCCTTCGAGGGCTTCCCCAAGGAGGAGGTCTACTTCGCCCGCGGCGCGATCCCGCCCGAGACGCCCGTCGCGCCCATCCAGGGCTGGAAGGCCCCGGCGCTGACGCACAAGTACGAGCTGCTGAAGCGGCCCCCGCACCGGACCTTCAAGGGGGGCCGCGAGTGGCGGGTCGACTCGACGGCCTTCCCGATCTCCAAGACCGTCACGGGCGTGATCCTCGACCTGGAGCCGGGCGGCCTGCGCGAGCTGCACTGGCACCCGACGTCGGACGAGTGGCAGTACGTGATCGAGGGCGACGTCAGCGTGACGATGTTCGGCTCGCACGGGCGCTACCGGACCGAGCGGCTGTCGCAGGGGGACGTCGGCTACATCCCCCAGGGCTACGGCCACTCGATCGAGAACGTCGGCGACAAGCCGAGCCGGGTGCTGATCGGCTTCAACACGGGCGTCTATGCGACGATCGACCTGTCGCAGTGGATCGCCGGCAACCCGGTCGACGTGCTGGCCACCAACTTCAGCAAGCCGGCCTCGCTCTTCGAGAAGTTCCCGCGCAAGGACGTGTTCATCGCCCCCAAGGACGGCCGCGCCGAGGGCGATCCGGAGCCCCACTGA
- a CDS encoding ECF-type sigma factor, whose product MLPFIVLPSSGVSRRIPVAACMSDGPQPATHTMEPPGDLTQILGRARLGDDQARDELLAMLYEELKRVASRMMTRERADHTLSPTAVVHEAVIRLLGEAVFEKADDRGFVLAAAARAMREVLIDHARRRGAGRRGGKKWRRVPLDGVVDYFEEQGLDVVAVHESLDRLAELSERQAQVMTLRYFAGMTVPEVAAALDVAVVTVERDWRLARAWLGERLRGEDG is encoded by the coding sequence ATGCTCCCCTTCATCGTCTTGCCGTCTTCCGGCGTCTCCAGGAGAATACCCGTGGCGGCTTGCATGAGCGACGGGCCACAACCGGCGACCCACACGATGGAACCTCCCGGCGATTTGACGCAGATCCTCGGGCGGGCGCGCCTCGGCGACGACCAGGCCCGCGACGAGCTGCTCGCGATGCTGTACGAGGAGCTGAAGCGCGTCGCCTCGCGGATGATGACCCGCGAGCGCGCCGACCACACGCTCTCGCCGACCGCGGTCGTGCACGAGGCGGTGATCCGCCTGCTGGGCGAGGCCGTCTTCGAAAAGGCCGACGACCGCGGGTTCGTCCTGGCCGCGGCCGCGAGGGCCATGCGCGAGGTCCTCATCGATCACGCCCGGCGACGGGGCGCCGGCCGCCGCGGCGGCAAGAAGTGGCGGCGCGTGCCGCTCGACGGCGTGGTCGACTACTTCGAAGAGCAGGGCCTGGACGTGGTCGCCGTCCACGAGTCGCTCGACCGCCTGGCCGAGCTGAGCGAGCGCCAGGCGCAGGTGATGACCCTCCGCTACTTCGCCGGCATGACCGTCCCGGAGGTCGCCGCCGCGCTCGACGTCGCGGTCGTCACGGTCGAGCGCGACTGGCGGCTGGCGCGGGCCTGGCTGGGCGAACGGCTCCGCGGGGAGGACGGATGA
- a CDS encoding serine/threonine-protein kinase, whose product MTPERWRRVAELFDEAVRVDPAARDAWLRASSGGDETLFQEVRRLLAQDERAERDGFLAPPESAADTATWVRRPAPAQPDPAPAAAPASSGGRRRGFTPYQAIQDEPGANPSLGSRDLARRRLRGLTTTCIVITVLILAWKYAVVRDPDPLQAVPYVMLIVALGTLDVVLYGMRPFSPAAFEAMELGMIGTVAVVYSFAQYQTMLDFSLRGDATRAQLVFNHRVLVSTVLILSYGIYAPSSWRRAASVVVSIALLPFVTLLALQVLHPEAMGWMSRLGRERGSTPLAHFGFDAMLLLILAAWSSHGAYTITRLRRQAREARRLGQYRLVRRLGAGGMGEVHLAEHQFLKRPCALKLIRPDFAAEGKALERFEREVRITAELSHPNTVEIYDYGRTEDGEYFYVMEYLPGLSLEDLVKRHGPLPPGRAVYLLRQVCLALAEAHAAGLVHRDIKPSNIFASRRGGADDVAKLLDFGLVRAVAPERSPELSEEGRILGTPMFMSPEQATGGREVDARSDIYSLGAVAYYLLTGAPPFAEGGTIRILIAVARDPVAPPSTRRPGVPDDLERIVLKCLAKEPDDRFPDVRDLERALAACACAGDWDADRAAHWWSVQEPEAKA is encoded by the coding sequence ATGACCCCCGAGCGCTGGCGCCGCGTCGCCGAGCTGTTCGACGAGGCGGTCCGGGTCGACCCCGCCGCCCGCGACGCCTGGCTCCGCGCCTCGTCCGGCGGCGACGAGACGCTCTTCCAGGAGGTCCGCCGCCTCCTCGCCCAGGACGAGCGCGCGGAGCGCGACGGCTTCCTGGCCCCGCCCGAGTCGGCGGCCGACACGGCGACCTGGGTGCGCCGGCCGGCCCCGGCGCAGCCCGACCCCGCGCCGGCCGCGGCCCCGGCCTCGTCCGGCGGCCGCCGGCGGGGATTCACGCCGTACCAGGCCATCCAGGACGAGCCGGGGGCGAACCCCTCGCTCGGCTCCCGCGACCTGGCGCGGCGCCGCCTGCGCGGGCTGACGACGACCTGCATCGTCATCACGGTCCTGATCCTGGCCTGGAAATACGCGGTGGTCCGGGACCCCGACCCGTTGCAGGCCGTCCCCTACGTCATGCTGATCGTCGCCCTGGGGACGCTCGACGTCGTGCTCTACGGGATGCGCCCGTTCTCGCCGGCCGCGTTCGAGGCGATGGAGCTGGGGATGATCGGGACGGTCGCCGTCGTCTATTCGTTCGCGCAGTACCAGACGATGCTCGACTTCTCGCTCCGCGGCGACGCCACCCGGGCGCAGCTCGTGTTCAACCACCGGGTGCTCGTGTCGACGGTCCTGATCCTGTCGTACGGGATCTACGCGCCGTCGAGCTGGCGGCGGGCGGCCTCGGTCGTCGTCTCGATCGCGCTGCTGCCGTTCGTCACGCTCCTCGCGCTCCAGGTGCTCCACCCCGAGGCGATGGGCTGGATGTCGCGGCTGGGCCGGGAGCGCGGCAGCACGCCGCTGGCCCACTTCGGCTTCGACGCGATGCTCCTGCTGATCCTGGCCGCCTGGTCCAGCCACGGGGCTTACACGATCACCCGGCTGAGACGCCAGGCCCGCGAGGCGCGACGGCTCGGCCAGTATCGCCTGGTGCGACGGCTGGGCGCGGGCGGCATGGGCGAAGTCCACCTGGCCGAGCACCAGTTCCTCAAGCGGCCCTGCGCCCTGAAGCTGATCCGGCCCGACTTCGCGGCCGAGGGGAAGGCCCTGGAGCGGTTCGAGCGCGAGGTCCGGATCACGGCCGAGCTGTCGCACCCGAACACGGTCGAGATCTACGACTACGGGCGGACCGAGGACGGCGAGTATTTCTACGTCATGGAGTACCTGCCGGGCCTGAGCCTGGAGGACCTGGTCAAGCGCCACGGGCCGCTCCCCCCGGGGCGGGCGGTCTACCTGCTGCGTCAGGTCTGCCTGGCCCTGGCCGAGGCCCACGCGGCGGGCCTGGTCCACCGCGACATCAAGCCCTCGAACATCTTCGCCTCGCGCCGCGGTGGCGCGGACGACGTGGCCAAGCTGCTCGACTTCGGCCTGGTCCGGGCCGTCGCGCCGGAACGCTCGCCCGAGCTGAGCGAGGAGGGGCGGATCCTGGGCACGCCGATGTTCATGTCGCCCGAACAGGCCACCGGCGGCCGCGAGGTCGACGCCCGCAGCGACATCTACTCGCTCGGGGCCGTCGCCTACTACCTCCTGACCGGCGCCCCGCCGTTCGCCGAAGGGGGGACGATCCGGATCCTGATCGCCGTCGCCCGCGACCCGGTCGCACCTCCTTCGACCCGCAGGCCCGGCGTCCCCGACGACCTCGAACGCATCGTCCTCAAGTGCCTGGCCAAGGAGCCCGACGACCGCTTCCCGGACGTCCGCGACCTCGAACGCGCCCTGGCCGCGTGCGCCTGCGCGGGCGACTGGGACGCGGACAGGGCCGCCCACTGGT
- a CDS encoding aminopeptidase: MPDPRWETLADILIDHSVRLQAGETLLIECFDLVDSTLPRLLIQKAAERGGTALVETRDARIVRELVLRGSAEAIERWGRIDRARMDQVQAYLGLRGAWNISEMGDVPAGKLDAYNALYQKPVHFERRVTHTKWCVLRLPNASMAQQAGMSTGAFEDFYFDVCTLDYAKMAAALEPLVRRMDAASEVRITGPETDLAFSIAGIPVIPCAGNMNIPDGEVFTAPVRDSIEGHIRFNTPTIYQGASFDGVRLEFQKGKVVRAECAGGDAEKLQRIFDADDGARYTGEWSIGCNPRILSPMRDILFDEKIAGSFHLTPGNAYDEADNGNRSKIHWDLVQIQRPEYGGGVIAFDGVPIRVDGKFVVDDLKALDLA; the protein is encoded by the coding sequence ATGCCCGACCCGCGCTGGGAAACCCTGGCCGACATCCTCATCGACCATTCCGTCCGCCTGCAGGCCGGCGAGACGCTCTTGATCGAGTGCTTCGACCTCGTCGACTCGACCCTGCCCCGCCTGCTGATCCAGAAGGCCGCCGAGCGGGGCGGGACCGCGCTGGTGGAGACCCGCGACGCCCGGATCGTCCGCGAGCTGGTGTTGCGGGGCTCGGCCGAGGCCATCGAGCGCTGGGGCCGGATCGACCGGGCGAGAATGGACCAGGTCCAGGCGTATCTCGGCCTCCGCGGGGCCTGGAACATCAGCGAGATGGGCGACGTCCCGGCCGGCAAGCTCGACGCCTACAACGCGCTCTACCAGAAGCCCGTCCACTTCGAGCGGCGGGTGACGCACACCAAGTGGTGCGTCCTGCGGCTGCCCAACGCGAGCATGGCCCAGCAGGCCGGCATGAGCACCGGGGCGTTCGAGGACTTCTACTTCGACGTCTGCACGCTCGACTACGCGAAGATGGCCGCGGCCCTCGAACCGCTCGTCCGGCGCATGGACGCGGCGAGCGAGGTCCGAATCACGGGGCCGGAGACCGACCTGGCGTTCTCGATCGCCGGCATCCCGGTCATCCCCTGCGCGGGAAATATGAACATCCCCGACGGCGAGGTCTTCACCGCCCCGGTCCGCGACTCGATCGAGGGCCACATCCGGTTCAACACGCCGACGATCTACCAGGGGGCCTCGTTCGACGGCGTCCGGCTCGAGTTCCAGAAGGGTAAAGTCGTCCGGGCCGAGTGCGCCGGCGGCGACGCCGAGAAGCTGCAGCGGATCTTCGACGCCGACGACGGGGCCCGCTACACCGGCGAGTGGTCGATCGGCTGCAACCCCCGGATCCTCTCGCCGATGCGCGACATCCTGTTCGACGAGAAGATCGCCGGCAGCTTCCACCTGACGCCCGGCAACGCCTACGACGAGGCCGACAACGGCAACCGCTCGAAGATCCACTGGGACCTCGTGCAGATCCAGCGCCCCGAGTACGGCGGCGGCGTCATCGCCTTCGACGGCGTCCCCATCCGCGTCGACGGCAAGTTCGTCGTCGACGACCTCAAGGCGCTGGACCTCGCCTGA